The Canis aureus isolate CA01 chromosome 22, VMU_Caureus_v.1.0, whole genome shotgun sequence genome has a window encoding:
- the LOC144293996 gene encoding uncharacterized protein LOC144293996, translated as MTQVIIRSALRGFGLHGLPESTQGDLRTSSSLGLHREDPKAPHGAGAEGKGVDPLEKKTIPLQLILFPQDSETTLFFGSEHFQIEAIKGLITTSRPAGDSGTTLYSCGTSRQADKAERRLEKK; from the exons ATGACCCAGGTCATAATCCGATCTGCCCTAAGAGGATTTGGCCTGCATGGCCTCCCTGAGAGCACCCAGGGTGATCTGAGAACTAGCAGTTCCCTGGGTCTACACCGCGAGGATCCCAAGGCCCCGCACGGGGCAGGAGCTGAGGGCAAG GGAGTGGACCCGTTGGAGAAGAAAACAATACCTCTCCAGTTGATTCTCTTCCCCCAGGACTCTGAAACAACACTGTTCTTTGGCTCAGAACATTTCCAGATCGAAG CCATTAAAGGTCTTATCACCACCTCAAGACCTGCAGGGGATTCAGGAACCACTCTCTACTCCTGCGGCACGAGCCGGCAGGCTGATAAAGCAG